A single region of the Chrysemys picta bellii isolate R12L10 unplaced genomic scaffold, ASM1138683v2 scaf112, whole genome shotgun sequence genome encodes:
- the LOC135978088 gene encoding formin-2-like, which translates to MHDPQLRVSQAGLLLTYSLLGQAEQLMGSKQEVVTANIMNQLHIIRHLRQVPEALQEFCLQGHQQLLLPLNGECSETEWPPSEQESEGPSTRPLEGRAYITPPTLPVGWPPGPLVDAVATERPPSEQESEGPSTRPLDGRAYIAPPPSPVGWPPGPLVDAVATERPPSERESEGCPTRPLEGGAYIAPPPSP; encoded by the exons atgcacgacccccagctgcgtgtcagccaggctgggctgctcctcacttactccctcctggggcaagccgagcagctgatggggagcaag caggaggtcgtcacggccaacataatgaatcaacttcacatcatccggcacttgcgccaagtgccggaggcgctgcaggaattctgcctccaaggccaccagcaactcctactccctctaaacggggagtgcagtgagactgagtggcctccctccgagcaggagagcgagggcccctctacacgccccttggagggcagagcctatatcaccccacccaccttgcctgttggctggccaccggggcctctggtagacgctgttgcaactgagcggcctccctccgagcaggagagcgagggcccctctacacgccccttggacggcagagcctatatcgccccacccccctcgcctgttggctggccaccggggcctctggtagacgctgttgcaactgagcggcctccctccgagcgggagagcgagggctgccctacacgccccttggagggcggagcctatatcgccccgcccccctcgccataa